In a genomic window of Sutcliffiella sp. FSL R7-0096:
- a CDS encoding YesL family protein produces the protein MVDMGGLWGGFYSISQVIARLAYLNLLWIGFTLLGGIVFGIMPATIAVYAIIRKWRQGENDLPIVKAFWRFYKREFVKANLLGLVLAIFAYLLYLNLSLLEGGAVLFLILRYILLFSCILFFMMALMIFQVYVNYKLSFWQYFKSALLIGLTYPHFLLLMVVGMIILQYVFMLIPGIIPFFSISILAYMMTLVADIIFNKIDRKETSKEKHNEVVPT, from the coding sequence ATGGTGGATATGGGTGGCCTTTGGGGAGGATTTTATTCAATAAGTCAAGTCATAGCCAGGTTGGCATACCTCAACTTGTTATGGATTGGATTTACATTGCTTGGGGGGATCGTATTCGGCATCATGCCTGCAACCATCGCGGTCTATGCCATCATCAGAAAATGGAGGCAAGGAGAAAATGATCTGCCGATTGTAAAGGCGTTTTGGCGTTTTTATAAAAGGGAGTTTGTGAAGGCGAATCTCCTTGGTTTGGTGCTTGCAATTTTTGCTTATCTCCTCTATTTGAATCTATCCCTACTCGAAGGAGGAGCAGTACTTTTCCTAATCCTTAGATATATTCTACTTTTCAGCTGCATTTTGTTCTTTATGATGGCACTGATGATCTTTCAAGTATATGTGAATTATAAGCTATCATTCTGGCAATATTTCAAATCTGCACTGTTAATAGGGTTGACCTATCCGCATTTCTTATTATTGATGGTGGTGGGAATGATCATCTTGCAGTATGTATTCATGCTTATTCCTGGCATCATCCCGTTTTTCAGCATCAGCATATTGGCTTATATGATGACATTAGTTGCGGATATCATTTTCAACAAAATAGATAGGAAAGAAACATCCAAGGAAAAACACAATGAGGTAGTTCCAACTTAA
- a CDS encoding Gfo/Idh/MocA family oxidoreductase, whose amino-acid sequence MKRYAVCGISNRALNMYINPLLSTFSSTNKIVGLLDSDPLRFEVCRKQFPELVNHPCYEPSAFHQMVEETKPDAILVAGRDDTHFDYIELGLQHDLEVITEKPMVTTLDNANRVLAAERNSKGKVIVTFNYRYSPIHRKIKELILEGKVGKVTSIDLNWTIDTYHGASYFKRWNRKREFSGGLSIHKSSHHFDLVNWWLDQVPVQVFAYGTLHYYGKEGEHNPSKVDGRNCLTCSEKHNCAYYSRWNSRSRNNGVKDDHLQQNVKPQELYTDYRPDACIFDSEINIEDTYTAMVKYNQGGLLSYSVNFSAPYEGYKLAINGTRGRLETTEFHEPSRIPFPIPAQQTIDYYPLFGSKEIIHVVHTDGGHGGGDPLLLEDLFLGPDPARPYEILAGAEAGAYSIAVGEGVWRSSQENKPIDISEFCYKK is encoded by the coding sequence ATGAAAAGATATGCGGTTTGCGGAATCAGTAATCGAGCATTGAACATGTATATAAATCCTTTGCTATCGACCTTTTCATCCACGAATAAAATCGTTGGACTACTTGATAGTGATCCATTGCGTTTTGAAGTGTGTAGGAAGCAGTTTCCGGAACTGGTTAATCATCCTTGCTATGAACCAAGCGCTTTCCATCAGATGGTGGAGGAAACAAAACCCGATGCAATCCTTGTTGCTGGCAGAGATGATACCCACTTTGATTATATTGAACTTGGACTACAACATGATTTGGAAGTCATTACGGAAAAGCCGATGGTAACGACCTTGGATAATGCAAATCGAGTTTTAGCTGCGGAACGAAACAGCAAAGGAAAAGTGATCGTCACCTTTAACTATCGCTACAGCCCCATACACAGGAAAATCAAGGAATTAATTCTTGAGGGCAAGGTGGGGAAGGTGACGTCCATTGACTTGAACTGGACCATCGACACCTACCATGGAGCCAGCTATTTTAAAAGATGGAACCGTAAAAGGGAATTTTCAGGTGGACTTTCCATTCATAAATCATCTCACCATTTTGATCTTGTGAATTGGTGGCTTGACCAAGTACCAGTTCAAGTTTTTGCATACGGTACCCTTCATTATTATGGGAAGGAAGGGGAGCATAATCCATCTAAGGTCGATGGGAGAAACTGCCTTACCTGTTCAGAAAAACATAACTGTGCCTATTATTCACGCTGGAATTCGAGAAGCAGGAACAATGGGGTGAAAGATGATCACCTTCAGCAAAACGTAAAGCCTCAAGAACTTTATACAGACTACCGACCAGATGCTTGCATCTTTGATTCAGAAATCAATATAGAAGATACGTATACAGCAATGGTGAAGTATAACCAAGGAGGCTTGCTTAGTTATTCTGTTAACTTTTCGGCACCATATGAAGGATATAAGTTAGCGATCAATGGCACAAGAGGAAGGCTCGAAACAACTGAGTTCCATGAACCAAGCCGCATTCCATTCCCTATACCAGCGCAGCAGACGATCGATTATTATCCCCTTTTCGGTTCAAAAGAAATCATCCATGTTGTACATACAGATGGCGGGCATGGAGGAGGAGATCCTTTGCTTTTAGAAGACTTATTTTTAGGTCCAGACCCGGCCAGACCTTATGAAATCCTGGCCGGGGCAGAGGCAGGAGCCTATTCCATTGCCGTTGGAGAAGGAGTGTGGCGTTCTTCTCAAGAAAACAAACCAATCGATATTAGTGAATTTTGTTATAAAAAGTAG
- a CDS encoding glycoside hydrolase family 88 protein, with protein sequence MSEVIKVKTPLYYAAKISETLMNSYTAPELPPANRWHYHQGVFLCGMLRIWEHTGEEQYYEYVKSYVDHLIDEYGNFYFARDELDAIQAGLLLFSIYQRTGEKKYEMAAKKLRDLYPTLNLTSEGGFWHKDKYPYQMWLDGLYMGGPYALTYARTFGEPELIDMVLHQEQLMRKYTKDDKTGLYYHGWDEKGAQPWVNKENYCAPEFWGRALGWYGLAVIDMIDLLPDGHAKRDEWIHVVQDYVKAVSSYQDKNSGLWYQIVDKGHLEDNWLETSCSSLFVYTIAKAVTKGYVGKEYAEIAKKGFEGMIVHKVEVTESEEVVLKDICIGTSIGTYDYYVNRECSQNDLHGAGSFIFACLEMEKLIG encoded by the coding sequence ATGTCCGAAGTCATTAAAGTGAAAACACCTTTATACTATGCAGCAAAAATAAGTGAAACGCTGATGAATAGTTATACTGCACCAGAACTACCGCCGGCAAATCGCTGGCATTATCACCAGGGAGTTTTTCTTTGTGGGATGCTTCGCATTTGGGAGCACACTGGAGAGGAACAATATTATGAGTATGTAAAATCATATGTCGATCATTTAATAGATGAATATGGAAACTTCTACTTTGCCCGCGATGAATTGGATGCCATTCAGGCAGGACTTCTCCTATTCTCCATTTATCAACGTACCGGAGAAAAAAAATATGAAATGGCAGCAAAAAAACTTCGAGATCTATACCCTACTTTGAATTTGACGAGTGAGGGAGGATTTTGGCATAAAGATAAGTACCCTTATCAGATGTGGTTGGATGGCTTGTATATGGGAGGGCCATATGCATTGACATATGCCCGTACATTCGGGGAGCCAGAGCTTATAGATATGGTCCTTCATCAAGAACAGCTGATGCGGAAATATACAAAGGATGACAAAACAGGACTCTATTATCATGGATGGGACGAAAAGGGTGCACAGCCATGGGTGAATAAAGAAAACTATTGTGCACCTGAATTCTGGGGCCGGGCGCTTGGATGGTATGGCCTTGCTGTCATTGACATGATAGACCTTTTGCCAGACGGACATGCAAAACGTGATGAATGGATCCACGTCGTCCAAGACTATGTGAAAGCAGTCTCTTCCTATCAGGATAAAAACAGCGGATTATGGTATCAGATAGTGGATAAAGGACACTTGGAGGATAACTGGCTGGAAACATCGTGCTCAAGCCTATTCGTCTATACCATTGCCAAAGCTGTTACAAAAGGATATGTAGGCAAAGAATATGCGGAAATTGCCAAAAAAGGATTCGAAGGAATGATCGTCCACAAAGTGGAAGTAACGGAGAGCGAAGAAGTGGTATTAAAAGATATTTGTATTGGCACTTCCATTGGAACGTACGACTATTACGTGAATCGCGAATGCAGCCAAAACGATTTACATGGTGCAGGCTCCTTTATCTTCGCTTGCTTGGAAATGGAGAAGCTGATCGGATAA
- a CDS encoding AraC family transcriptional regulator gives MSGAPKNYYYKIITFTLLLATIPVIIVGLFSYLRSSEVIQENVAQEKQQSIFQVQTNIEQVLKTVDHSLTYFVSTNHLNQILREPLTPIQFQLYNQAKQELSSLQTKETGVEDIILVSLQEKWAINNQGLQRLTLEENEKIHQTYIANPKGAAWVLEENNENVFTNSRSSCSYNINLVKHLPFTSSNKTGLAIARIPACTFNEIMGQKPETETTIVLDDKYQVVGHSSFNKISDDLSELDYLNELKAAEDKSGQFNIDLNGTVYKITYRKSDYNNWTYVSLISISNLNQQSSSIGWFTLIACCILLSLSLIVSLIGSRRIYKPVHRLQEIVSSSSKVPIGAKHKNEFDLIEQRIHYMLDQNDQLESKLQGQVTQLKQFFMVKLLQGKVSEHEVHSKMISYGYNNDWKRLCVFTVQIDSLDESMFNVKEEDLLLFAINTMMEDMIPTQNRMTPIVMNQTQVTVMMSNHETDEEYTHFVNEVAQTFQSKVKEELNLPISIGISLPYEKIFKTNIAYKEGIEALKYRIKFESEAIIFFENLERGTAFHTYFPKQIENEVFDAIKVCDKEKVDEQLNNLLRVILEKNLNHTQYHISIVRFLNNLLELMQTLGIDVLKKEYKMTMFDQLYELKTLQEIEKWFKDMIIYPLIDNVEERTNSQYKNLSDKIIHIVQQEFDSDITLESIATRLHYNPNYLSSIFRKETNMSFSEYLSLYRLTTAKQWLEETNMSVREISEKLKYTNSQNFIRSFKKVEGTTPGKYRDLKRAQ, from the coding sequence ATGTCTGGCGCGCCAAAAAATTATTACTACAAAATAATAACCTTTACCCTTTTATTGGCTACGATACCAGTAATTATTGTCGGGTTATTTTCCTACCTGAGGTCCTCAGAAGTCATTCAGGAAAATGTTGCACAAGAAAAGCAACAAAGCATTTTTCAGGTTCAGACAAACATTGAACAGGTTTTAAAGACTGTCGATCACTCTTTAACCTATTTTGTTTCCACAAATCACCTCAATCAGATATTAAGGGAGCCTCTGACCCCCATACAATTTCAGCTTTATAATCAAGCTAAGCAAGAATTAAGCAGCCTTCAAACAAAAGAAACCGGCGTTGAAGATATCATACTTGTGAGCTTGCAAGAGAAATGGGCGATTAACAATCAAGGACTACAAAGGTTGACTCTTGAGGAGAATGAAAAGATTCATCAAACCTATATAGCAAATCCAAAAGGGGCGGCCTGGGTATTAGAAGAGAATAATGAGAACGTCTTTACAAATAGCAGAAGCTCATGCAGTTATAACATCAATCTAGTCAAACACCTTCCTTTTACAAGCTCGAATAAAACGGGACTAGCAATAGCAAGAATACCCGCATGTACCTTCAATGAGATTATGGGCCAAAAGCCAGAAACAGAAACTACTATAGTATTGGATGACAAATATCAGGTTGTAGGGCATAGTAGTTTTAATAAAATTTCCGATGACTTGTCTGAATTGGATTATTTGAATGAATTGAAAGCAGCAGAAGATAAATCTGGGCAATTTAATATCGATTTGAATGGAACCGTTTACAAAATAACATATAGGAAATCTGATTATAACAATTGGACCTATGTTTCATTAATAAGTATCAGCAATTTAAACCAACAATCCAGCTCCATCGGGTGGTTCACCTTAATTGCATGCTGTATTCTCCTTTCTCTATCCCTAATAGTATCTCTGATCGGGTCACGGAGAATCTACAAACCAGTCCACCGATTGCAGGAAATCGTATCATCTAGTAGCAAAGTTCCTATTGGAGCAAAGCATAAAAATGAATTTGACCTTATCGAACAGCGCATCCACTATATGCTGGATCAAAATGATCAGCTTGAAAGCAAATTACAGGGACAAGTAACCCAATTGAAACAGTTCTTTATGGTGAAGCTGTTGCAAGGGAAAGTAAGTGAACACGAAGTCCACTCTAAAATGATATCTTACGGCTATAACAATGATTGGAAGCGACTATGTGTGTTCACCGTTCAAATCGACTCATTGGACGAGTCCATGTTCAATGTAAAAGAGGAAGACCTTTTGCTATTTGCTATAAATACTATGATGGAAGACATGATACCTACCCAAAACAGGATGACTCCTATTGTCATGAATCAAACGCAAGTCACAGTTATGATGTCCAATCATGAAACTGATGAAGAGTATACTCACTTCGTCAATGAAGTCGCTCAAACCTTTCAATCAAAAGTGAAAGAAGAATTAAACCTTCCTATCAGTATTGGTATAAGTTTGCCATATGAAAAAATCTTCAAGACCAATATTGCCTATAAAGAGGGGATAGAAGCCCTTAAATATAGGATTAAATTTGAAAGTGAAGCCATCATTTTCTTTGAGAACCTGGAACGTGGAACCGCTTTTCATACCTACTTTCCAAAACAAATTGAAAATGAAGTATTTGATGCAATTAAGGTTTGTGACAAAGAGAAAGTGGACGAGCAGCTGAATAATTTATTGCGTGTCATCCTTGAAAAGAACCTTAATCATACCCAATATCATATTTCCATCGTTCGATTCCTAAATAATCTTCTTGAATTAATGCAAACACTTGGAATTGATGTATTGAAAAAAGAATATAAGATGACCATGTTCGATCAATTATATGAATTAAAAACATTGCAGGAAATTGAAAAATGGTTTAAGGATATGATCATTTATCCATTAATTGACAACGTGGAAGAGAGGACAAATTCACAATATAAAAACCTCTCGGACAAAATTATCCATATTGTGCAGCAAGAATTCGATTCAGACATTACGCTGGAGTCCATCGCAACCAGACTCCATTATAATCCCAACTATTTAAGCAGTATCTTCAGAAAGGAAACAAATATGTCCTTTAGTGAATATTTATCCTTATACCGACTTACAA